A single Dasypus novemcinctus isolate mDasNov1 chromosome 4, mDasNov1.1.hap2, whole genome shotgun sequence DNA region contains:
- the COMMD2 gene encoding COMM domain-containing protein 2 produces MLLDLSEEHKEHLAFLPRVDSAVVAEFGRIAVEFLRRGSNPKVYEGAARKLNVSSDTVQHGVEGLTYLLTESSKLMISELDFQDSVFVLGFSEELNRLLLQLYLDNRKEIRTILSELAPDLPSYHSLEWRLDVQLASRSLRQQIKPAVTIKLHLNQNGEHSTEVLQTDPATLLHLVQKLEQALEEMKTNHCRRVVRNIK; encoded by the exons ATGCTACTCGACCTGTCGGAAGAACATAAGGAGCACCTAGCTTTCTTGCCGCGAGTGGACAGCGCGG TGGTCGCCGAGTTTGGGCGGATTGCGGTGGAGTTCCTGAGACGAGGCTCGAACCCCAAGGTCTACGAAGGCGCCGCCA GAAAACTCAATGTGAGTAGTGACACCGTtcaacatggtgtggaaggattaACGTACCTCCTCACTGAGAGCTCAAAGCTCATG ATTTCTGAATTGGATTTCCAAGACTCTGTTTTTGTTCTGGGATTCTCTGAAGAATTGAACAGATTGTTGCTTCAGCTTTATCTGGACAACAGGAAGGAGATCAGAACTATTCTGAGTGAATTGGCACCAGACCTTCCCAGTTACCACAGCCTTGAATGGAGACTAGATGTACag CTTGCAAGCAGAAGTCTCAGGCAACAGATTAAACCAGCAGTGACTATAAAACTACATCTTAATCAGAATGGAGAGCACAGCACCGAAGTTCTGCAGACAGACCCTGCTACCTTGCTCCATTTGGTTCAGAAACTGGAACAAGCATTGGAGGAGATGAAAACAAACCACTGTAGGAGAGTTGTCCGCAACATCAAGTAG